The Alosa sapidissima isolate fAloSap1 chromosome 6, fAloSap1.pri, whole genome shotgun sequence genome window below encodes:
- the LOC121712056 gene encoding nephrocan-like isoform X1 — MMWVYWLFTSIVAFHISCIRSHVCPKKCVCEHTKSMQCFRIQAVPTGISSDVTKLNLAYNHIKEIKGRDFIGLSDLQEVGLSSCGVEQVEVNTFQAQPSLRVLDLQKNKLRHVPRGLPSSLEVLRVGHNHIHALQGAAFEGLHRLRVLDLQSNMITALRANSLSALVKLECLYLDGNLIEVVNGALRLPQLNLLSVASNRISSLSSAFFASLQSLRTLQLSGNLLTRVPHDLPRALLHLGLDRNQIRALRNRDMAHLRNLTVLSVSANKVSSVDGGLRLPNLTSLELSGNQLKVLPSRLAPKLETLDCRQNALQEVTYQHLSGMRHLKHLFLENNTIRHFEANALKNCLQLTNLALEQNLLTSIPEGLPDTLVRLDLKQNRISTIREQEMKTLKRLQVLNLRNNRLSSLSLRLVAHLPRLQRMFLGGNPWNCTCELVRVKHALMVRQVDIGEELCVEPAPTLGEHWRVSLLEQHRCEEDTVEDAEDSDPEEQTENEEYYDYDV; from the exons ATGATGTGGGTGTACTGGTTATTCACTAGTATTGTTGCCTTTCATATTAGCTGTATACGCAGTCATGTGTGCccaaagaaatgtgtgtgtgagcatacaaAGTCAATGCAGTGTTTCAGAATACAAGCTGTACCCACTGGTATCTCATCGGATGTGACTAAACTGAATTTGGCCTACAACCATATCAAGGAGATTAAG GGTAGAGACTTCATAGGCCTGTCAGACCTGCAGGAGGTGGGCCTCTCGTCCTGTGGTGTGGAACAAGTGGAGGTCAACACCTTCCAGGCACAGCCCTCTTTACGGGTTCTGGACCTGCAGAAGAACAAGCTCCGCCACGTGCCCCGTGGTCTCCCGTCCAGCCTAGAGGTCCTGCGTGTGGGCCACAATCACATCCATGCCCTGCAGGGGGCTGCCTTCGAGGGGCTCCATCGTTTACGAGTGCTGGACCTCCAGAGCAACATGATCACCGCCCTCCGAGCCAACAGCCTCTCCGCCCTGGTGAAACTTGAGTGCTTGTATCTGGATGGAAACCTCATTGAGGTGGTCAACGGCGCCCTCCGGCTACCACAGCTGAACCTGCTGAGCGTGGCCAGCAACCGCatctcctccttgtcctctgcGTTCTTCGCCTCCCTGCAGTCGCTCAGAACTCTCCAGCTGTCAGGGAACCTCCTGACGCGGGTGCCCCACGACCTCCCCAGGGCACTACTCCACCTTGGCCTGGACCGCAACCAGATCCGGGCCCTCCGGAACCGGGACATGGCCCATCTGAGGAACCTCACGGTGCTCTCGGTCTCGGCCAACAAGGTTTCGTCCGTTGACGGGGGCCTCCGCCTGCCCAACCTGACCTCACTGGAGCTGTCGGGAAACCAGCTAAAGGTGCTGCCCAGCAGGCTTGCCCCTAAGCTGGAGACGCTCGACTGCAGGCAGAACGCCTTGCAGGAGGTCACCTATCAGCACCTGTCTGGGATGCGACACCTGAAACATCTATTTCTGGAGAACAACACCATTAGGCATTTTGAGGCCAATGCTCTGAAGAACTGCCTCCAACTTACAAACCTAGCCTTGGAACAGAACCTCCTCACCAGTATTCCAGAAGG CCTCCCTGACACATTAGTTCGTCTGGACCTGAAGCAGAATCGCATCTCCACCATCCGGGAACAGGAGATGAAAACTTTGAAGCGTCTGCAGGTCTTGAACCTGCGGAACAACAGACTGTCCTCCCTCAGCCTGAGATTGGTGGCTCACCTGCCCCGCCTGCAGAGGATGTTCCTGGGAGGAAACCCCTGGAACTGCACCTGCGAGCTGGTCCGTGTGAAGCATGCGCTGATGGTGCGGCAAGTGGACATCGGGGAGGAGCTGTGCGTGGAACCTGCACCAACACTAGGGGAACACTGGCGGGTATCTCTTCTGGAGCAACACAGATGTGAAGAGGATACTGTGGAAGATGCAGAGGACTCTGACCCAGAGGAACAGACAGAGAATGAGGAGTATTATGACTACGATGTGTGA
- the LOC121712056 gene encoding nephrocan-like isoform X3 codes for MGKTSHDEIKGRDFIGLSDLQEVGLSSCGVEQVEVNTFQAQPSLRVLDLQKNKLRHVPRGLPSSLEVLRVGHNHIHALQGAAFEGLHRLRVLDLQSNMITALRANSLSALVKLECLYLDGNLIEVVNGALRLPQLNLLSVASNRISSLSSAFFASLQSLRTLQLSGNLLTRVPHDLPRALLHLGLDRNQIRALRNRDMAHLRNLTVLSVSANKVSSVDGGLRLPNLTSLELSGNQLKVLPSRLAPKLETLDCRQNALQEVTYQHLSGMRHLKHLFLENNTIRHFEANALKNCLQLTNLALEQNLLTSIPEGLPDTLVRLDLKQNRISTIREQEMKTLKRLQVLNLRNNRLSSLSLRLVAHLPRLQRMFLGGNPWNCTCELVRVKHALMVRQVDIGEELCVEPAPTLGEHWRVSLLEQHRCEEDTVEDAEDSDPEEQTENEEYYDYDV; via the exons ATGGGAAAGACTTCTCATGAT GAGATTAAG GGTAGAGACTTCATAGGCCTGTCAGACCTGCAGGAGGTGGGCCTCTCGTCCTGTGGTGTGGAACAAGTGGAGGTCAACACCTTCCAGGCACAGCCCTCTTTACGGGTTCTGGACCTGCAGAAGAACAAGCTCCGCCACGTGCCCCGTGGTCTCCCGTCCAGCCTAGAGGTCCTGCGTGTGGGCCACAATCACATCCATGCCCTGCAGGGGGCTGCCTTCGAGGGGCTCCATCGTTTACGAGTGCTGGACCTCCAGAGCAACATGATCACCGCCCTCCGAGCCAACAGCCTCTCCGCCCTGGTGAAACTTGAGTGCTTGTATCTGGATGGAAACCTCATTGAGGTGGTCAACGGCGCCCTCCGGCTACCACAGCTGAACCTGCTGAGCGTGGCCAGCAACCGCatctcctccttgtcctctgcGTTCTTCGCCTCCCTGCAGTCGCTCAGAACTCTCCAGCTGTCAGGGAACCTCCTGACGCGGGTGCCCCACGACCTCCCCAGGGCACTACTCCACCTTGGCCTGGACCGCAACCAGATCCGGGCCCTCCGGAACCGGGACATGGCCCATCTGAGGAACCTCACGGTGCTCTCGGTCTCGGCCAACAAGGTTTCGTCCGTTGACGGGGGCCTCCGCCTGCCCAACCTGACCTCACTGGAGCTGTCGGGAAACCAGCTAAAGGTGCTGCCCAGCAGGCTTGCCCCTAAGCTGGAGACGCTCGACTGCAGGCAGAACGCCTTGCAGGAGGTCACCTATCAGCACCTGTCTGGGATGCGACACCTGAAACATCTATTTCTGGAGAACAACACCATTAGGCATTTTGAGGCCAATGCTCTGAAGAACTGCCTCCAACTTACAAACCTAGCCTTGGAACAGAACCTCCTCACCAGTATTCCAGAAGG CCTCCCTGACACATTAGTTCGTCTGGACCTGAAGCAGAATCGCATCTCCACCATCCGGGAACAGGAGATGAAAACTTTGAAGCGTCTGCAGGTCTTGAACCTGCGGAACAACAGACTGTCCTCCCTCAGCCTGAGATTGGTGGCTCACCTGCCCCGCCTGCAGAGGATGTTCCTGGGAGGAAACCCCTGGAACTGCACCTGCGAGCTGGTCCGTGTGAAGCATGCGCTGATGGTGCGGCAAGTGGACATCGGGGAGGAGCTGTGCGTGGAACCTGCACCAACACTAGGGGAACACTGGCGGGTATCTCTTCTGGAGCAACACAGATGTGAAGAGGATACTGTGGAAGATGCAGAGGACTCTGACCCAGAGGAACAGACAGAGAATGAGGAGTATTATGACTACGATGTGTGA
- the LOC121712056 gene encoding nephrocan-like isoform X2 encodes MGKTSHDCFRIQAVPTGISSDVTKLNLAYNHIKEIKGRDFIGLSDLQEVGLSSCGVEQVEVNTFQAQPSLRVLDLQKNKLRHVPRGLPSSLEVLRVGHNHIHALQGAAFEGLHRLRVLDLQSNMITALRANSLSALVKLECLYLDGNLIEVVNGALRLPQLNLLSVASNRISSLSSAFFASLQSLRTLQLSGNLLTRVPHDLPRALLHLGLDRNQIRALRNRDMAHLRNLTVLSVSANKVSSVDGGLRLPNLTSLELSGNQLKVLPSRLAPKLETLDCRQNALQEVTYQHLSGMRHLKHLFLENNTIRHFEANALKNCLQLTNLALEQNLLTSIPEGLPDTLVRLDLKQNRISTIREQEMKTLKRLQVLNLRNNRLSSLSLRLVAHLPRLQRMFLGGNPWNCTCELVRVKHALMVRQVDIGEELCVEPAPTLGEHWRVSLLEQHRCEEDTVEDAEDSDPEEQTENEEYYDYDV; translated from the exons ATGGGAAAGACTTCTCATGAT TGTTTCAGAATACAAGCTGTACCCACTGGTATCTCATCGGATGTGACTAAACTGAATTTGGCCTACAACCATATCAAGGAGATTAAG GGTAGAGACTTCATAGGCCTGTCAGACCTGCAGGAGGTGGGCCTCTCGTCCTGTGGTGTGGAACAAGTGGAGGTCAACACCTTCCAGGCACAGCCCTCTTTACGGGTTCTGGACCTGCAGAAGAACAAGCTCCGCCACGTGCCCCGTGGTCTCCCGTCCAGCCTAGAGGTCCTGCGTGTGGGCCACAATCACATCCATGCCCTGCAGGGGGCTGCCTTCGAGGGGCTCCATCGTTTACGAGTGCTGGACCTCCAGAGCAACATGATCACCGCCCTCCGAGCCAACAGCCTCTCCGCCCTGGTGAAACTTGAGTGCTTGTATCTGGATGGAAACCTCATTGAGGTGGTCAACGGCGCCCTCCGGCTACCACAGCTGAACCTGCTGAGCGTGGCCAGCAACCGCatctcctccttgtcctctgcGTTCTTCGCCTCCCTGCAGTCGCTCAGAACTCTCCAGCTGTCAGGGAACCTCCTGACGCGGGTGCCCCACGACCTCCCCAGGGCACTACTCCACCTTGGCCTGGACCGCAACCAGATCCGGGCCCTCCGGAACCGGGACATGGCCCATCTGAGGAACCTCACGGTGCTCTCGGTCTCGGCCAACAAGGTTTCGTCCGTTGACGGGGGCCTCCGCCTGCCCAACCTGACCTCACTGGAGCTGTCGGGAAACCAGCTAAAGGTGCTGCCCAGCAGGCTTGCCCCTAAGCTGGAGACGCTCGACTGCAGGCAGAACGCCTTGCAGGAGGTCACCTATCAGCACCTGTCTGGGATGCGACACCTGAAACATCTATTTCTGGAGAACAACACCATTAGGCATTTTGAGGCCAATGCTCTGAAGAACTGCCTCCAACTTACAAACCTAGCCTTGGAACAGAACCTCCTCACCAGTATTCCAGAAGG CCTCCCTGACACATTAGTTCGTCTGGACCTGAAGCAGAATCGCATCTCCACCATCCGGGAACAGGAGATGAAAACTTTGAAGCGTCTGCAGGTCTTGAACCTGCGGAACAACAGACTGTCCTCCCTCAGCCTGAGATTGGTGGCTCACCTGCCCCGCCTGCAGAGGATGTTCCTGGGAGGAAACCCCTGGAACTGCACCTGCGAGCTGGTCCGTGTGAAGCATGCGCTGATGGTGCGGCAAGTGGACATCGGGGAGGAGCTGTGCGTGGAACCTGCACCAACACTAGGGGAACACTGGCGGGTATCTCTTCTGGAGCAACACAGATGTGAAGAGGATACTGTGGAAGATGCAGAGGACTCTGACCCAGAGGAACAGACAGAGAATGAGGAGTATTATGACTACGATGTGTGA
- the ginm1 gene encoding glycoprotein integral membrane protein 1 codes for MGRTHDPREHALECVEGTQQLRIKMAPQITSVFFLLSLSYLTKGALTQFNSEHILLNVTTAGEHNESTQNLQISLNFTFVANQSYINEIPVASDVTRLPCQALLLDSNNSRTTNASGLYTSCVMRVLVDQLHLRSDGGEDVLVLVLNEEVIELEGKGVQQQDVCEVKLMVNENVESLTQFISIYPMSKNKLFWISRENDIVLTNPPINKKVEDQVVLHTTSHYPFKHAETTQEETAAPGKLPETPLRMDPDLLYDSEEKEAISDYLLPESSLRASMSSYNAMCEWVEQLRERLRRFWAESLPVFFLVMWVVVVGVVGSAVIVRVLDLIFPTCEHPGVFHLNPATLMPEDEKCTLLENIEVELEEEEGEGEGNGAGDQEKQQA; via the exons ATGGGCAGAACACACGACCCACGTGAACACGCACTAGAGTGCGTTGAAGGCACGCAACAACTTAGAATCAAGATGGCGCCCCAAATAACATCAGTTTTCTTTTTACTTTCATTGTCGTATTTGACCAAAGGAGCTCTTACACAATTCAATTCG GAACATATTTTGCTCAACGTTACAACAGCTGGTGAGCACAATGAAAGTACCCAAAATCTACAA ATTAGTTTGAACTTTACTTTCGTAGCCAACCAGAGTTACATTAACGAAATTCCTGTGGCGTCGGATGTAACTAGGCTACCCTGTCAAGCTTTACTTT TGGACAGCAACAATAGCCGCACCACGAATGCCTCGGGTCTTTACACGTCCTGTGTAATGCGGGTCCTTGTGGACCAGTTGCATCTGAGGAGTGATGGTGGGGAAGATGTGTTGGTTTTGGTGCTCAATGAGGAAGTCATCGAGTTAGAAGGGAAAGGG GTTCAACAGCAAGATGTGTGTGAAGTAAAACTAATGGTGAATGAAAATGTTGAGTCCCTGACACAGTTCATCAGCATATACCCAATGTCCAAGAACAAACTCTTCTGGATATCAAGAGAAAATGATATTGTCTTGACTAATCCTCCCATTAATAAGAAAG TGGAGGACCAGGTCGTGCTGCACACCACTAGCCACTATCCGTTTAAGCACGCCGAGACCACCCAGGAGGAGACCGCCGCCCCGGGCAAGCTCCCCGAGACCCCACTGCGCATGGACCCTGACCTGCTGTATGACAGTGAGGAAAAGGAGGCTATATCCGATTACCTGCTGCCAGAGTCATCTCTCCGGGCGTCCATGTCCTCGTATAAT GCcatgtgtgagtgggtggagcAACTGCGAGAGCGTCTGCGGCGCTTCTGGGCCGAGTCCCTGCCCGTCTTCTTCCTGGTcatgtgggtggtggtggtgggcgtGGTGGGCTCGGCAGTCATCGTGCGTGTCCTGGACCTGATCTTCCCCACCTGCGAGCACCC GGGGGTGTTCCATCTGAATCCTGCCACACTGATGCCCGAGGATGAGAAGTGCACCCTGCTAGAGAACATTGAAgtagagctggaggaggaggagggagagggcgaGGGGAATGGAGCCGGAGACCAAGAGAAACAGCAGGCATAG
- the katna1 gene encoding katanin p60 ATPase-containing subunit A1: MSLFEISENVKLAREYALLGNYSSAAVCYQGVLEQIKKYLFSVRDTALQQKWQQVWQEINEESKHVRDIMNTLESFQLDTAPPKPTNANQDNDIWPVQVERRPSPCPVRRAPAPYKDNKQHNKRLSAGPRAQHHQLPRGANGDRPKAAKGKEKKDNAKVKDKDDKNKSDVSETEVKKFDRGGEDKDLVDTLERDIISQNPNVKWDDIADLEEAKKLLKEAVVLPMWMPEFFKGIRRPWKGVLMVGPPGTGKTLLAKAVATECRTTFFNVSSSTLTSKYRGESEKLVRLLFEMARFYAPTTIFIDEIDSICSRRGTSEEHEASRRVKAELLVQMDGVGGTMEYDPSKMVMVLAATNFPWDIDEALRRRLEKRIYIPLPSAKGRVDLLKINLKELELANDVDMSKIAEQMEGYSGADITNVCRDASLMAMRRRIEGLTPEEIRNISRDEMHMPTTMEDFEAALRKVSKSVSVSDLEKYEKWIAEFGSC, from the exons ATGAGTTTATTCGAGATAAGTGAAAACGTTAAGCTTGCACGGGAGTATGCCTTGTTGGGAAATTACAgctctgctgctgtgtgttATCAAGGAGTCCTCGAGCAAATCAAGAAGTACCTTTTCTCTGTTCGGGATACAGCATTGCAGCAAAAATGGCAACAG GTTTGGCAAGAAATCAACGAAGAAAGCAAACATGTGCGTGACATCATGAATACTTTAGAGAGCTTTCAACTGGACACTGCCCCCCCGAAGCCCACTAACGCTAATCAAGATAATGATATCTGGCCAGTCCAGGTGGAGAGAAG GCCCTCCCCCTGTCCTGTGAGGAGGGCGCCAGCACCGTACAAGGACAACAAGCAGCACAACAAGCGCCTGAGTGCGGGCCCCCGGGCGCAGCACCACCAGCTACCGAGGGGGGCCAATGGCGACCGGCCCAAGGCAGCCAAAGGGAAGGAGAAGAAGGACAACGCCAAGGTCAAAGACAAAGACGACAAG AACAAATCGGACGTCTCTGAAACGGAGGTGAAGAAGTTTGACAGGGGAGGTGAAGACAAAGATCTGGTGGACACTCTGGAAAGAGACATAATATCTCAAAACCCCAATGTTAAATG GGATGATATTGCAGACTTGGAGGAAGCTAAGAAGCTTTTAAAAGAAGCTGTTGTCCTGCCCATGTGGATGCCTGAATTTTTCAAAGGAATTAGGAGGCCATGGAAG GGAGTGCTGATGGTTGGGCCTCCAGGGACAGGCAAAACACTGCTGGCCAAAGCAGTGGCCACTGAATGCAGAACCACCTTTTTCAACGTCTCCTCGTCCACCCTCACCTCCAAGTACAGAGGGGAATCGGAGAAACTGGTGCGCCTGCTGTTTGAGATG GCTCGGTTCTATGCCCCCACCACCATATTTATAGATGAGATTGACTCGATATGCAGCCGTAGAGGAACGTCGGAAGAGCATGAAGCCAGCCGGAGGGTGAAGGCCGAACTCCTGGTCCAGATGGATG GTGTTGGTGGTACTATGGAATATGACCCTTCCAAAATGGTGATGGTGCTGGCTGCAACTAACTTCCCGTGGGACATTGATGAAGCTCTTCGTCGCCGCTTGGAGAAGAGGATCTACATCCCTTTGCCCTCAG CCAAGGGAAGAGTAGACCTGCTAAAGATCAATCTGAAGGAGCTGGAGCTTGCTAATGACGTGGACATGAGTAAGATCGCCGAGCAGATGGAGGGCTACTCCGGAGCAGATATCACTAATGTGTGCAG GGATGCGTCACTGATGGCCATGAGGCGCCGGATCGAAGGCCTGACGCCCGAGGAGATCAGGAACATCTCCCGCGACGAGATGCACATGCCCACTACCATGGAGGACTTCGAGGCGGCGCTCAGGAAGGTCTCCAAGTCTGTTTCGGTGTCCGACCTGGAGAAGTACGAGAAGTGGATTGCAGAGTTCGGGTCCTGCTAG